From Streptomyces griseorubiginosus, one genomic window encodes:
- a CDS encoding CAP domain-containing protein: MPRHRQKPKRRKRAGAIAAVLTVGAVGIPVAAQAGGIGPEGWNIASFKWWGWGETSRPVAAATPSASAFASATALASATAATATPTDTPTASASPSPSPSPKASRTPTATPATTPPVTPSSLPKATAFSGTPRAAAASVDPGPTDQVLTLVNAERAKAGCSPLTENAKLTKAAQDHSQDMADHQNMSHTGSDGSSMADRLTRVGYAFRTAGENVAYGYSSPESVMDGWMNSPGHKANILNCAFKEIGIGLAQPGFYWTQDFGATA, translated from the coding sequence ATGCCCAGACACCGGCAGAAGCCGAAACGCCGCAAGAGGGCGGGTGCCATAGCCGCCGTGCTGACCGTCGGCGCCGTGGGCATTCCCGTCGCCGCCCAGGCGGGCGGTATCGGGCCGGAGGGCTGGAACATCGCCTCGTTCAAGTGGTGGGGGTGGGGCGAGACATCGCGTCCGGTGGCCGCCGCGACACCGTCGGCGTCCGCTTTCGCGTCCGCGACCGCCTTGGCGTCGGCGACGGCCGCCACCGCCACCCCGACCGACACACCGACCGCCTCCGCAAGTCCTTCCCCCAGCCCGTCGCCCAAGGCGTCCCGCACCCCGACCGCCACCCCTGCGACCACCCCGCCCGTCACGCCGTCGAGCCTCCCCAAGGCCACGGCCTTCAGCGGCACACCCCGGGCCGCCGCCGCGAGCGTGGACCCGGGGCCCACGGATCAGGTGCTCACTCTCGTCAACGCCGAGCGCGCGAAGGCCGGTTGCTCGCCGCTGACCGAGAACGCCAAGCTCACCAAGGCCGCCCAGGATCACAGCCAGGACATGGCCGACCACCAGAACATGTCCCACACCGGCTCCGACGGCTCCTCCATGGCCGACCGCCTCACCCGGGTCGGCTACGCGTTCAGGACGGCGGGCGAGAACGTCGCCTACGGCTACAGCTCCCCCGAGAGCGTCATGGACGGCTGGATGAACAGCCCCGGCCACAAGGCGAACATCCTCAACTGCGCCTTCAAGGAGATCGGCATCGGCCTGGCCCAGCCGGGCTTCTACTGGACCCAGGACTTCGGTGCGACCGCGTGA
- a CDS encoding hydrophobic protein, with amino-acid sequence MVPLLVVLLLALILFGAGFALKALWWLAVIVLVVWLLGFVLRSADTGGRKGRWYRW; translated from the coding sequence ATGGTTCCCCTGCTTGTCGTTCTGCTTCTGGCCCTGATCCTCTTCGGTGCGGGATTCGCGCTGAAGGCACTGTGGTGGCTCGCCGTCATCGTGCTGGTCGTCTGGCTGCTGGGCTTCGTGCTGCGCAGCGCGGACACAGGCGGCCGCAAGGGCCGCTGGTACCGCTGGTGA
- a CDS encoding TerD family protein, protein MAVSLSKGGNVSLTKEAPGLTAVTVGLGWDVRTTTGTDFDLDASAIAVNTQGKVYSDAHFVFFNNKQTPDSTIVHTGDNRTGEGAGDDEAINVNLAGLPADIDKIVFPVSIYDAENRSQNFGQVRNAYIRIVNQAGGAEIARYDLSEDAATETAMVFGELYRNGAEWKFRAVGQGYASGLVGIAQDFGVNV, encoded by the coding sequence ATGGCTGTAAGCCTGTCCAAGGGTGGCAACGTCTCGCTCACCAAGGAGGCTCCGGGCCTGACCGCCGTCACCGTGGGCCTCGGCTGGGACGTCCGCACCACCACCGGCACGGACTTCGACCTCGACGCCTCCGCGATCGCGGTCAACACGCAGGGCAAGGTCTACTCGGACGCCCACTTCGTGTTCTTCAACAACAAGCAGACCCCGGACAGCACCATCGTCCACACCGGTGACAACCGCACCGGCGAGGGCGCGGGCGACGACGAGGCGATCAACGTCAACCTGGCCGGTCTCCCGGCCGACATCGACAAGATCGTCTTCCCGGTCTCGATCTACGACGCGGAGAACCGCTCGCAGAACTTCGGCCAGGTCCGCAACGCCTACATCCGCATCGTCAACCAGGCCGGCGGCGCCGAGATCGCCCGCTACGACCTCTCCGAGGACGCGGCCACGGAGACGGCGATGGTCTTCGGCGAGCTGTACCGCAACGGCGCGGAGTGGAAGTTCCGCGCGGTGGGCCAGGGCTACGCGTCCGGCCTGGTCGGCATCGCCCAGGACTTCGGGGTCAACGTCTGA
- the arfB gene encoding alternative ribosome rescue aminoacyl-tRNA hydrolase ArfB, which yields MDPMSGPYVIRGSVSLPEAELMWRFSRSSGPGGQHVNTSDSQVELRFDLARTEALPDVWKQRALDKLASRLVDGVVTVRSSEHRSQWRNRETAAVRLAALLAEATAPPPKPRRPTRIPRGINERRLREKKARSDTKRGRQGRDWG from the coding sequence ATGGACCCCATGTCCGGTCCTTACGTCATCCGCGGCTCCGTCTCGCTTCCCGAGGCCGAGCTCATGTGGCGTTTCTCGCGGTCGTCCGGTCCGGGCGGCCAGCACGTCAACACCAGTGACTCCCAGGTGGAACTCCGCTTCGACCTCGCCCGCACCGAGGCGCTGCCCGACGTCTGGAAGCAGCGGGCCCTCGACAAGCTGGCCTCGCGGCTCGTCGACGGGGTCGTGACCGTACGGTCCTCCGAGCACCGGTCGCAGTGGCGGAACCGGGAGACGGCCGCCGTACGCCTCGCGGCGCTGCTGGCGGAAGCGACGGCGCCGCCGCCGAAGCCGCGGCGGCCCACGCGGATCCCTCGTGGGATCAACGAGCGGCGGTTGCGGGAGAAGAAGGCGCGGTCGGACACGAAGCGGGGGCGGCAGGGCCGGGACTGGGGGTGA
- a CDS encoding GNAT family N-acetyltransferase, giving the protein MTFAPRLEEITPGNFETATAIRVHPDQEFAASPVMQSLAEAYVHPRGVAWPRLIVDGDRAVGFLMAFLDIDWRGDGGSLIRSGLWRLNIAADAQGSGYGRFAVESVAAELRRRGTKELYVTWHEGEKGPAEFYLRLGFRRTGELSGGETVGVLDLE; this is encoded by the coding sequence ATGACATTCGCACCACGGCTCGAAGAGATCACACCCGGGAATTTCGAAACCGCGACCGCTATACGCGTCCACCCCGACCAGGAATTCGCGGCCTCCCCCGTCATGCAGTCCCTCGCCGAGGCCTACGTCCACCCCCGGGGCGTTGCCTGGCCCCGCCTGATCGTCGACGGTGACCGCGCGGTCGGCTTCCTGATGGCGTTCCTCGACATCGACTGGCGCGGCGACGGCGGCTCCTTGATCCGCTCCGGCCTGTGGCGGCTGAACATCGCGGCCGACGCCCAGGGCAGCGGCTACGGCCGGTTCGCGGTCGAGTCGGTCGCCGCGGAGCTGCGCCGCCGGGGCACGAAGGAGCTGTACGTCACCTGGCACGAGGGCGAGAAGGGCCCGGCGGAGTTCTACCTCCGGCTCGGCTTCCGCCGGACCGGAGAGCTGAGCGGCGGCGAGACGGTGGGGGTCCTGGACCTCGAGTGA
- a CDS encoding flavin reductase family protein: protein MIPSPTSGHAVGVSNDEFRAAMSRLAAGVVLVTAFEPPLDAEGPGGEDVGMTATAFLSVSLDPPLVLVSLRTGSRMDDLLDEQPHWAVSVLSESQRHIAGRFAMKGRISDRLLFEDIPYVRGAATGAVLVGGALATLECRTEQRVQAGDHTLVIGRVLTADVPSADGGPLAYFRGRYRQLG, encoded by the coding sequence ATGATCCCCTCGCCCACCTCCGGGCATGCTGTGGGGGTGAGCAACGACGAGTTCCGCGCGGCCATGTCCCGGCTGGCCGCGGGTGTGGTCCTGGTGACCGCGTTCGAGCCCCCGCTCGACGCCGAGGGCCCCGGCGGCGAGGACGTCGGCATGACCGCCACGGCCTTCCTGTCGGTCTCCCTCGACCCGCCTCTGGTGCTGGTCAGCCTGCGTACCGGCTCCCGGATGGACGACCTGCTCGACGAGCAGCCGCACTGGGCGGTCTCCGTCCTGTCCGAGAGCCAGCGGCACATCGCCGGCCGCTTCGCCATGAAGGGCCGCATCAGCGACCGCCTCCTGTTCGAGGACATCCCGTACGTCCGCGGCGCGGCGACCGGCGCCGTACTCGTGGGCGGCGCGCTGGCCACCCTGGAGTGCCGCACCGAGCAGCGCGTCCAGGCCGGCGACCACACCCTGGTGATCGGCCGGGTCCTGACGGCGGACGTGCCGAGCGCGGACGGCGGGCCGCTCGCCTATTTCCGGGGCAGGTACCGGCAGTTGGGATGA
- the cdgB gene encoding diguanylate cyclase CdgB, which produces METESEPYVRLASLRQLHQVMADMNTARSLADTLQTVANGVVTALGYELACVNLVRPDGDLVVAAFSGNQAAEALITGRVGSRESWERRLSMGETWGDLVFIPHTEGWVLDDDDVPQWYTDGPAPRFEDEWHPSDRLFAPMYTPSVPGGQCGELIGVLSVDRPRNGRRPGAWGREALQMYAFQAAIAISNARLRANMQRALVRLEREQQALRASEESFRQAFEYAPSGMAIAEMGGDQHGRILRTNDALCRLLGRPASAMRRYSFSDLVHPEDIGTLLRTSAEGGRAELRLGRRDGTYIWVSLRNSVVADAADGPRFLLTHVEDIGERKQREMQLAHRASHDSLTGLPNSAELRARLSSRLCQRPTHTGALEPIDAAFGHPAFDAGGHGFDFRQGGAEAYDTFDHHVHTTAPQGERDDGTKGLAVLFCDLDGFKSINDRFGHNAGDAVLIEVARRLSQCVRDGDTVARLGGDEFVILADGLGKADAADLAVRLRNEIIQPIRAEGRAVRVGASFGIGWAHCGMTADEVLKSADERMYVEKRSRPKQHRRAG; this is translated from the coding sequence ATGGAGACCGAGTCGGAGCCCTACGTCCGTCTTGCGTCCCTGCGACAACTGCACCAGGTCATGGCCGACATGAACACGGCCCGTAGCCTGGCCGACACACTGCAGACCGTCGCGAACGGCGTGGTCACCGCACTCGGTTACGAACTGGCGTGCGTCAATCTCGTGCGCCCCGACGGCGACCTCGTGGTCGCCGCCTTCTCCGGGAACCAGGCCGCCGAGGCGCTGATCACCGGCCGGGTGGGCTCCCGCGAGTCCTGGGAACGCCGGCTGAGCATGGGAGAGACCTGGGGCGACCTGGTCTTCATCCCGCACACCGAGGGCTGGGTCCTCGACGACGACGACGTCCCGCAGTGGTACACCGACGGGCCCGCCCCCCGCTTCGAGGACGAGTGGCACCCCTCCGACCGGCTGTTCGCGCCCATGTACACGCCGAGCGTGCCCGGCGGACAGTGCGGCGAGCTGATCGGCGTGCTCTCCGTGGACCGGCCGCGCAACGGCCGCAGGCCCGGCGCATGGGGCCGCGAAGCGCTCCAGATGTACGCCTTCCAGGCCGCCATCGCGATCAGCAACGCGCGTCTACGTGCCAACATGCAGCGAGCACTGGTCAGGCTCGAAAGGGAGCAGCAGGCTCTGCGGGCCAGCGAGGAGAGCTTCCGGCAGGCCTTCGAGTACGCCCCCTCCGGCATGGCCATCGCCGAGATGGGCGGCGACCAGCACGGCCGGATCCTGCGCACCAACGACGCCCTGTGCCGCCTGCTGGGCCGCCCCGCCTCCGCGATGCGCCGCTACTCCTTCTCCGACCTCGTCCACCCCGAGGACATAGGCACCCTGCTGCGCACCTCCGCGGAGGGCGGGCGCGCGGAGCTCCGCCTCGGCCGCCGGGACGGCACGTACATCTGGGTGTCCCTGCGCAACTCGGTGGTCGCCGACGCCGCCGACGGCCCGCGCTTCCTGCTCACCCACGTCGAGGACATCGGGGAACGCAAGCAGCGTGAGATGCAGCTCGCCCACCGCGCCTCCCACGACTCGCTGACCGGTCTGCCGAACTCCGCCGAGCTGCGCGCCCGGCTGTCCTCCCGGCTCTGTCAGCGCCCCACCCACACCGGCGCCCTGGAGCCCATCGACGCGGCCTTCGGCCACCCGGCCTTCGACGCGGGCGGCCACGGCTTCGACTTCCGGCAGGGCGGCGCGGAGGCCTACGACACCTTCGACCACCATGTGCACACCACCGCCCCCCAGGGGGAGCGCGACGACGGCACCAAGGGGCTCGCGGTGCTCTTCTGCGACCTCGACGGCTTCAAGTCCATCAACGACCGGTTCGGGCACAACGCGGGCGACGCGGTCCTCATCGAGGTCGCCCGGCGGCTGTCCCAGTGCGTCCGCGACGGCGACACCGTGGCCCGGCTCGGCGGCGACGAGTTCGTGATCCTCGCCGACGGGCTCGGCAAGGCCGACGCCGCCGACCTCGCCGTACGCCTGCGCAACGAGATCATCCAGCCCATCCGGGCCGAGGGACGGGCCGTGCGGGTCGGTGCGAGCTTCGGTATCGGCTGGGCGCACTGCGGCATGACCGCGGACGAAGTGTTGAAGTCCGCCGACGAGCGGATGTACGTCGAGAAACGATCTCGTCCCAAACAGCACAGACGCGCGGGCTGA